The following proteins come from a genomic window of Meiothermus sp. QL-1:
- the pcaD gene encoding 3-oxoadipate enol-lactonase: MTRFAQINGLTLHYRLEGEGPVVVFINSLGSDLRIWDYQAAGLWSHFRVLRYDKRGHGLSEAPPPPYTLADHAQDLRALLGYLGIEQASLVGISVGGMIALEFARSYPERTRALVLMDTGARIGSVESWNERIRAIQETSLAEVARGVVARWFTPAFFQEKPAEATGYYHMLARTPVEGYIGTCAALRDADLRGGLGGVRAPALVLCGAQDPATPPALSQALAQELRAPLRLIEGAAHLPCIEQPKATLAELRAFLEVYGGRPV; encoded by the coding sequence ATGACCCGTTTCGCTCAGATCAACGGCCTGACCCTGCACTACCGGCTCGAGGGTGAGGGCCCGGTGGTGGTTTTCATCAACTCGCTGGGCAGCGACCTGCGCATCTGGGACTACCAGGCTGCAGGGCTCTGGTCCCACTTCCGGGTGCTGCGCTACGACAAGCGCGGCCACGGCCTTTCCGAAGCCCCTCCACCCCCCTACACCCTGGCCGACCACGCCCAGGACCTCAGGGCCCTCCTGGGTTACCTGGGCATCGAGCAGGCCAGCCTGGTGGGCATCTCGGTGGGGGGGATGATTGCCCTCGAGTTCGCCCGCAGCTACCCCGAACGCACCCGGGCCCTGGTGCTGATGGACACCGGGGCCCGCATCGGCAGCGTGGAGAGCTGGAACGAGCGCATTAGGGCCATCCAGGAGACCTCGCTGGCCGAGGTGGCCAGGGGGGTAGTAGCCCGCTGGTTCACCCCGGCCTTTTTCCAGGAAAAGCCCGCCGAGGCCACCGGCTACTACCACATGCTGGCCCGCACCCCAGTAGAGGGGTACATCGGCACCTGCGCGGCCCTGCGCGACGCCGATTTGCGGGGAGGCCTGGGAGGGGTGCGGGCCCCCGCGCTGGTGCTCTGCGGGGCCCAAGACCCGGCCACCCCGCCCGCGCTTTCGCAGGCCCTGGCCCAGGAGCTCAGGGCCCCGCTGCGGCTCATTGAGGGAGCGGCCCACCTGCCCTGCATCGAACAGCCCAAGGCCACCCTGGCCGAGCTGCGGGCTTTTTTGGAGGTGTACGGTGGACGACCGGTTTGA
- a CDS encoding IclR family transcriptional regulator: protein MNPPVPVPPLVKDPEAGEDFFVEALARGLAVIRCFDEQHERLTISEVARLTGLTRATARRSLLTLCALGYMATDGKQFWLTPRILSLGHAYLSSTPLPRLLQPVLEEVSGQLGESCSASILDGGEIVYIARAATRRVVSVGLGVGSRLPAYCTSMGRVLLAALEPAALEAYLARTPLRPLTPHTLTDPARLKQELARVRAQGFALVDQELELGLRSIAVPVQNARGQVLAAMNIGVQAARVSPEELLGRMLPVLRQAAASLVPLLGI from the coding sequence ATGAATCCCCCCGTGCCTGTACCACCGCTGGTGAAGGACCCCGAAGCGGGCGAGGACTTCTTCGTGGAGGCCTTGGCTCGAGGCCTGGCGGTAATCCGCTGCTTCGACGAGCAGCACGAGCGGCTTACCATCAGCGAGGTGGCCCGACTGACCGGCCTCACCCGGGCCACGGCCCGGCGCTCGCTGCTGACCCTATGCGCCCTGGGCTACATGGCCACCGACGGTAAGCAGTTCTGGCTAACCCCCAGGATTCTGAGCCTGGGGCACGCCTACCTTTCCTCCACCCCCTTGCCGCGCCTGTTGCAGCCGGTGCTGGAGGAGGTGAGCGGGCAGCTTGGCGAGTCCTGCTCGGCCAGCATTTTGGATGGGGGGGAGATCGTTTACATTGCCCGCGCCGCCACCCGGCGGGTGGTCTCGGTGGGGCTTGGGGTAGGGAGCCGGCTGCCGGCCTACTGCACCTCGATGGGCCGGGTGCTGCTCGCAGCGCTGGAGCCGGCGGCGCTCGAGGCCTACCTGGCCCGCACCCCCTTGCGCCCCCTTACCCCCCACACCCTGACCGACCCCGCCCGGCTCAAGCAGGAGCTGGCCCGGGTGCGCGCGCAGGGGTTTGCCCTGGTGGACCAGGAGCTCGAGCTGGGCCTGCGCTCCATAGCCGTACCGGTGCAGAACGCCCGCGGGCAGGTGCTGGCGGCCATGAACATCGGGGTACAGGCGGCGCGGGTAAGCCCGGAAGAGCTGCTGGGGCGCATGCTGCCGGTGCTGCGGCAGGCAGCGGCCTCGCTGGTGCCGCTTTTGGGGATTTGA
- a CDS encoding GntR family transcriptional regulator: MTPASLEALPLREQAYWRIKQLILDEEVPANSFLSERSLAERLGMSKTPVRLAIARLEHEGYVRVSPQQGIVVLALTFEDILDFIDFRLALESFVVRRLAAAPSPERAQALEAQLAEQARVVHDPASSRQALVQADMAFHKFLATLLGNRPILQALERQQEMLYRIAMRIFQKYPDRREQSFAEHRALCRFIAAGQQAEAVALIEQHILRIKSLLVGDKGGV, from the coding sequence ATGACCCCGGCATCCCTCGAGGCCCTCCCCCTGCGCGAGCAGGCCTACTGGCGCATTAAGCAGCTCATCCTGGACGAAGAGGTCCCGGCCAACAGCTTTCTTTCCGAGCGCAGCCTGGCCGAGCGGTTGGGTATGAGCAAGACCCCGGTGCGGCTGGCCATCGCCCGCCTCGAGCACGAAGGCTACGTGCGGGTCTCGCCGCAGCAGGGCATTGTGGTGCTGGCCCTGACCTTTGAGGACATCCTGGACTTCATTGATTTTCGTCTGGCCCTGGAAAGCTTCGTGGTGCGTCGCCTGGCCGCCGCCCCCAGCCCAGAGCGGGCCCAGGCCCTGGAGGCCCAGCTTGCCGAACAGGCCCGGGTGGTGCACGACCCCGCAAGCAGCCGTCAGGCCCTGGTACAGGCCGATATGGCCTTTCACAAGTTTCTGGCCACCCTTTTGGGCAACCGGCCCATCCTGCAGGCCCTGGAGCGCCAGCAGGAGATGCTCTACCGCATTGCCATGCGCATCTTCCAGAAGTACCCCGACCGGCGCGAGCAGAGCTTTGCCGAGCACCGGGCCCTGTGCCGCTTCATTGCCGCGGGGCAGCAGGCCGAGGCGGTGGCCCTCATCGAGCAGCACATCCTGCGCATCAAGTCGTTGTTGGTGGGGGACAAGGGGGGCGTCTAG